Proteins encoded together in one Glandiceps talaboti chromosome 11, keGlaTala1.1, whole genome shotgun sequence window:
- the LOC144442195 gene encoding uncharacterized protein LOC144442195 produces MHHDSDDTSCVPSLLEREELRKVGLGTRKITFDGDGGFEHLQETLYRHYPKLADGGGFIIYRNMHAGGKLLTTLPMPSSGYSVPYFRDESVLKHAVAYVRPLQKNMQIDHSASSAHCEEERESKAAKVSCVNCGKEVTIGCLENHQKVCNVDVDNLSISEVRTNLTLNQTLELLTWRYQTLYP; encoded by the exons ATGCACCACGACAGTGACGATACGTCTTGTGTACCATCCCTACTGGAACGAGAGGAACTTAGGAAGGTGGGACTGGGCACGCGAAAAATAACGTTTGATGGGGATGGTGGTTTCGAACATTTGCAGGAAACTCTATACCGTCATTATCCTAAACTGGCAGATGGTGGTGGATTTATAATATACAGGAACATGCATGCTGGTGGCAAACTACTAACAACTCTACCCATGCCTAGCAGTGGCTATTCGGTACCTTATTTTAGGGACGAGTCCGTGTTAAAGCACGCTGTAGCTTATGTGAGACCCCTGCAAAAGAATATGCAGATAGATCACAGCGCTAGCAGCGCTCACTGTGAG GAAGAGCGAGAAAGTAAGGCAGCCAAAGTATCCTGTGTGAATTGTGGAAAGGAAGTTACTATAGGCTGTTTGGAAAATCATCAAAAAGTTTGTAATGTAGATGTTGATAATCTGTCCATCAGTGAAGTGAGGACCAATCTGACGTTGAACCAAACACTGGAGTTATTGACATGGAG ATACCAAACCCTCTATCCATGA